The Thunnus maccoyii chromosome 12, fThuMac1.1, whole genome shotgun sequence genomic interval tctattggatggattgtcatgtaatttagtagaaatattcatgttcccctcaggatgaattataataactttgatcctctgacgtttcctctagcgccaccatcaggtcaacatttaaACTCAACTAAGaactcatttaaaatcaaactgacatttgtaatgatgcaaattacttaaagctgctatattcaatatttttataataaccatgataaaaatattgatgtatttgtgtgtaatgtgttgttcgtggctcgtagtgatgaacctacagagaattatcagtgactctgcagctcctctcagctttacagagctttatagtgagtttcagctcattgtttatctgtccggctgcaattttactgttttgattcactctcagcactctcatagcgtcattttgggccgcagcaggcagctgttttcagagaaaaagctgtaaaaagccactgtacactacctgctcagcaccaaacagcaaacagacacagttagctgtagactagctggtgaacatagtggagcatttagcagctaaagagcctgatatttccctcaggagttggtagagagtaaaaacagagctaaaagagagtgaatattggacttacattcaccaggtggacagaaacatgactccaaatgaatgattatgttgctccgtaactgctggatgtggaaataagcaagtgtttgctaacaagttcaacatgtcaacttaaaagctgatgatgtgtcagtgttggtcACTACTTGTCTCTGAtgaaaactagtggacaaaacatcGGTAAATGCAGGTGTAAAATCCTTCCCTACAACTTAACCTTAcaacagtatgttgtgtggTTCACTCCAGATGTTTAGATAAGAATGATggactaaaataaaatatgattgttgTTGATTACAGTTCAAAAGTTGTAAAGTTCACATTTGAGGAGATTTGTTGAGTATTATGAACTAAACCAAGTTAGGATGACATTAGTACCTGTGCTGCCATGCAGGTACATTTTCATAGGAGCCGtaatttttgtttgcttgtcaaTCAATTactgtttaacattttgaatcaCATAAAGGATTAAATTTCTAATAGTAAATGCTGTAGTGGAGCCATTTGTCTTAGAATATGGACAGTAAACATCAGAACCTGTGGTTAAGGtttagttaggtttaggtaaagatcatggtttgggttaaataaaagattaaaacatcatttaacacTCTTTATCAATATTTACCACAACATGAATTTCTAATATGATAAAATAGAATttgtaaaattgaaaatatatcaTGACATAACAGCctcatataaaatacatttgctgATGATTAtactgttttatattaaatgtttttaccaCCATATACTTTAATTAGTAAAAATCAATCATTAATTTTAACATAAGAGTTTTAGCTCAGTACATAAAAGCACATTACCACATGTTTGGATAtgtcaaatataataaaataaaataaaaaaaaaataaataaataaataaaatttaataagGTAAAATTTGTCTcagtaaaatataaagtataGTTTTATTACTTGCTTAAAATAtactatatttatattacaaTTGTAAATGATTATACTGTTGTATATGAAGTATATTTACCAGCATATACTTTACTCTAATCAGACACACAATACATCAATACTTTTaacaacttttattttaacttttagcttttatataaaacacaattaccacaacatgttcagatatgtaaataaaatataatataataatataaatataattaaattacaacatgtaaattatctgattcattatattttctactgtatactaaaatatgttttaacattatatatttgatattatattgattTCATATAACAATttgatttatattaaatatggattaagatatacaattatacattttatctataaattatatttagcttcatcacacatttaaaatgagtttgcCTTCATGCATTAATTTATCTTCCACTAAAAGACATATTTATCATCATAAACTCACAATTATCATGAGatacattttaccatttacaaatatatactgtatatttaacatacaatatatttatcactatttgcttctaaaatgacatttaggaacatttattaaatgatgtttcacatcatatatcatcttgtttttaacaaacaggagctgctgctgaatcagtgagattattaaatactgattatttgtaacattactgATATCAGACTTTTTGGCTGTAAACAAACTTTGATGTGATGCATAAATAAAGAAGAACTTGTGGTGTGCAGTGAGATTTGAAGCTCTTTTCAGGagttattgatttgttttatggaAGAATGGCTGCATCAAGAATTCTCcactaaatatgaaaaaactaacatgtaaagcctgaagcagcagaaactaaaactaaaaacacattttcaacttgttcaataaaataactgaaggaaaatgaaagtttaGTCTTACCTACATACAGTTTAGTTCCAGAGCCAACGATGGGGTAccagtttcctcccacagtgAATGAGACTGTGACAAAAACCTGTCTGCTGTTGAATGTGTCAGCTGAGGTGAACGAATCCAAATTATGAaccagtatcatatttcatctccatgatgtgtttctctaatgttcatatcaacatgactgtcttttcttttatttgattttagccACATTAGCAGTGTGACTATATGGATGCTAATGTCAGTCggttggtcggtccaccacttaaGTGCAGATCCATTGGATCTGATTGTGGATCAAAGGACGGATGGATTGTTCATTAAATGTTGTGCAGACGTTCACGGTCCCCAGAggattcaattatttatttgacttgatTGATTCTAACTTTgaatctagcgccaccagcaggttgacatgtttggtccagactgaaatatcttttcatctattggatggattgtcatgtaatttagtagaaatattcatgttcccctcaggatgaattataataactttgatcctctgacttttcctctagcgccaccatcaggtcaacatttaaACTCAACTAAGAACgcatttaaaatcaaactgacatttgtaatgatgtaaattacttaaagctgctataatcaatatttttataataaccatgatgtgtcagtgtgtaatgtgttggtcgtggctcgtagtgatgaacctacagagaattatcagtgactctgcagctcctctcggctttacggagctttataatgagtttcagctcattgtttatctgtccggctgcaactttactgttttggttcactctcagcgctcttaTAGCGTCATTTTGgaccgcagcaggcagctgttttcagagaaaaagctgtaaaaagtcactgtacactatctgctcagcaccaaacggcaaacagacacagttagctgtagactagctggtgaacatagtggagcatttagcagctaaagagccagatatttccctcaggagttggtagagagtaaaaacagagctaaaagagagtgaatattggacttacattcaccaggtggacagaaacacgactcctTAAGATGAGGGCAGctgtgttgtcatggttacaataataaacacgTGGTTAAAGTTAGGAAATGATGGTGGTcgtgttaaaagaaacaaacagtgtcTGCTGTCGTTTCTCTTGTGAAGACAGTCTCAGCTGCTCACAGAGCAAAATCCATTTACATTTACCACATTTCTGTTGAGGGGAAATTGTCATAAATCCAAGAATTGTGTTGAATCTTTTACTAAAGTGAAATTATCTGTTGAGAGGTGCTCAAAGATGTGATGTGAGAAATCCTGCCTgatgcttttattgtgaaagagacacaggaagtgttttcattaacagattattattgtgaaaGAGGAATGAACTTTATTCCAGCAGCAGGTCAAAGAAGAccatttttatcttcatctcaAACTTTCAACTCTGtcaaacatctttttctatttattattttctcaatttttgttattaaatcaaatgttcATAAAGTTTCACTTTTGATCTCTCcattatttgtctcttttatctgtgtgatattgttgtttgtttgtttgtttgtcttcatcttgtTGTATCATTGTGCTTCTGTGTTGCTCCTTTGTTCTCACTGTGTGGAACAACAGGAAACCTGCTGAAATAGATGataaataatatcaatgaaatataatgtttaaatcaaaatcctgacaccaacagacaaacatttagtCCTCAGCTCAGTTTGTTAGTGACTCTGGCTGAGATGGAGGTGAAATATGTGAACCTGGGCTGTGGTTTActgctctcttcctgtcacaaacactgtttgacatcTGTTCATCTGGAGGTTTTTGTTCAGGCTGCAGGGATCATTTCTCACTGTGGGTATCAACTGTAGCACAGGAGCAGTAGTAGGTGGCTGAATGTGAGAGTTGAACTGTCTGGATCAACAACTCCCAGCCGTTCCCTTTATTTACAGCTGAGAAATCATCTTTCTCAGGATGATTGGACTTTCTATCTACTTTACCGTTCGTCATGTCAATATCAAGAATAtatgtgaatgtttctgtgtcttttttctgtaaCCAGAATAGAAATGGGCGTCCACTGAAACACTGGTCAGTTCCTCCACAGCTGAAGGAGACTGTTTCACCAGCTCTCCTGGTCAATGTTAAATCATCCTGAATCAGCtctgctgccatggcaaccagcgctgtagaaaaacagacacacagatgaaggtgagtgtgacagtgtttgttaaAGGTTGAGTTTGTtggctcctgattggctggaaacactcacctgaacacagacagcacagagctGCAGCTGGGAGGAAAAGCATTTTGTGCAGTGGTGTTTCCTCTGGTGAACCTGGGGAGAAGTGGCGCTCTGATGCAGCTGAGGCCAAACAAGGACGAGCTGTGAGATCAGACGAGGGCCACGTGGTTTCTAACAGCTCCTCAAACCTCCCATCAGCCCCTGTGGCGGACAGATAAGGCTGCCGTCTGACAGTAGACCTTTTCATAgtagacattttgatttgtcttttaaaagCAGATTGTTACTAATAACCTTAAAATCTCCCTcaacttaaaaatatgtttttcctctttttccttcagttggatgtttgagtttgctctgaaagtttctctgtatcaccttaaatctcagtttaacacttttacctatgagcaggatttatgTCATCACACCTAGTTTGAAGTCAatcatggtccaatatgcaacttacacaagtgtgattttaaaccttgaagcctccagtacataaacactgaaaatgacttcatagtgaaggaggagacatcttgtgttcagcaggaaaactttagaaatgaacaatatttacagattcagagattctggatttgGAGGCATGACAACGAACCCAAACATTCaaccagagtcataaagaactatcttcagcaacaagaagaacaaggagtcctgcaacagatggtttggcccccacagagtcAACTATTAAGACTCACAGGCAATTTAGAGTTAGTTTGTTTTTAGTGAACTTTGGACTGTGTGGGGAAAAGGAACATTGCAGGGAGAttatgcaaactccacacagaaaaaTTTCGATCGGCCAGCAGGTCTGACGCCAGAAGCTTCTTTCTGTGAGgtgacagtgctaaccactgcacAAAACCATAACATCTGCATTTTGATTCCAGCTATCATGCCCCTCTCTCtgccctgtttcctgtctctctgcacttccaactgtcaaaaaaagggaaaaaacaaaacaaaaaagaaggtgaaaaaagaataaaaaggtctattatttatttatttattgtcactttttgtacaaagtttttaactttttggagcagatttttatatatatatttttagtttttttttatttacagtttgaatcttgtgtacattttgtttttgttgcaatcTGAATCTTTGAACTGAAGTTCATTTTAACTTTGTTCGACACAAAACAGCTTTTGTAAAtttataatagtaatagtattttaaatgtattatttaattaaCTATTTTGGAGTTGCttttatcaaaatcaaaataagaACCGGGTTTAATGCCAAGCAGGTTTGTACATACAAGGAATTTACCTCAGTGTTGTGGTGcctaacagtcaaaaatatacacagaaTTAAGTAATCCTgaataacataaaaaagaaagaaatttacagtatgaaatatgtcaaatatattctaagtaagaagagctgctacaggtttaaattttacattgaaaagaatgaaatgaaatgtacaaaatattgaccagaatgtgaaaatgttcagtgtaaacagtatatgcagtatgtAATTAATAATACTAAAActaatactactgctaataataataatacaagttgTCTTTATATTTTGAATTAGTTGAACTAATTTGATCTAACATGGCACGTTACATTAACACAAAGAGCAGCGTATTTGCTTAATTAGATCTTTCTGAAAAGTTATTCTCAAATCTACTCTAAATGGAATAATACATGAAACCAAACCAGACAAAAGCCAGACTGTTCCTTTAAGAAGCTTCATAATCAGCTGGGAtacatttaatgttattttaagaaatgtttgttCTGCTGCCAAGCTTTTCTATCATCTAAACAGTTCCCATATTTACTCTGAACTGACTCTAACTTGAACTAACTCTGAACAGTTTGATCTTTCCCAATGAAAGGCCCTTAATGTCCTGATAATATCTTAATATCTTGTCATAGAAGATTGACAAGAAGTTGCAAACTTATCACCAAACAACAACGTCTTTTTACAGTCTTAAATAGGCgtaataacaataaatgaagCGTACTGAACTGTGTTGTGGCCGAGTAGTTACTGTACCTCATGGTGagttctaaaattaaaaatcaaagagAAAGACCGCCACCCTGTGGTCattcagaggaaacacaaaaccaTGCCATCTATGGTCACCATGGCAACGTGATGCTTTTCCTCTAATTCTGCTGTCAAAACAGcagtgacatctagtggataaaacaacataatactgatcttgaaagaaagaatgaagcACTGTAAAAGCCCTTTGAAATGATTTAagacactttatttttaattaaattagtGGTAGCTCAGGTTTTTTTCTCAGATATTATAAACTACTATAAAAATTCTAAAACAATCAATAAGAATGCAAAGTTCTTGTAAAGTTATGCATTGTatagccttttttttctttttaatattacataattatttatttttgcatatcTGACATAAAGAACAGGTTCATAATATTTTAattgtgtcttaaaacatcagtcaggtgtccatatgaacagtaaaagaggttttcctcgctgtaatcattccacctgttcatactggatattaaaagatacttcaaatgtgttttcaatgtaagtgatggaggccaaaatccacagtgtgtccacacagtcatttaaaagttggtgtgaagcttatatgaggcttcatcagtctgagttagtcatatcaagtggatatctgacacatttacagtctttttagcatcaaattccctctttgtgtttcttcagacagtgtttccctgttgagctgcaggtggaagtatagtaacaaaaggaggaactttggcactgaaagactgtaatgttgaaagatatctacttgatttgtctcatttggacgctgaagcttcatattagcttcagataaaattttaaatacatttttgcacagaaggaggactgtggatgttGTCCTctatcacttccattgtaaggtcattatgaaaacatcttctaatggtcagtatgtacaggaggaatgattacagcaagaaaaacatgtttcactgttcaaaaCATGGAGTCAAAGGGGATTTAATGTGACCTTTTGTACACTGTAAAGACCCTTatatgtcaaagtgaaaatagatctctacaaagtgatctaaatgtatttcaaatataaaatacatcatcagccTTACTAGTAAAATCTCAATCTGAAAAGTAAGTTGTAcctatagctgtgaaataaacatAGTGGAGTAGGAGGTAAAAtatctccctctgaaatgtagtggagtggacgtataaaaaagcataaaatggaaatactcatgtaaagtACCTCACAATTGCACTTTATTACATTCCTCCCCAGCTGTAAAGTGCACCTTTGCTAAAAACTCAGGTTATTAGGACtcatataaaactgttgacagtgaaTCAACACTTCCTTTCCTGCAGCAGACGGGCCGTGTGGGTTTCTGCTCAGCAGCCTCCACACTGTTCGCtgtggtttttcattttattaacacaATGACGGTTACAACCATCGACTCTGGTTATTGAGTGTAGTTACATAAAAGTACATCTTGTTAATACATTTTGGTTCTGACTCACCAACATCTTTTTGAACCAGGTTCGATCAGTTTCTCACTTTAAGGCAACTGCATGGAAGCCACCTTGATACGATCAGAAGGTCAACGAGagaatgattcattcatttaatcgATTGAATGAATATTTCATTGAATGAATAGCTTTTATTTAGTGAAGTCTGAATCCGGTTGGAACATTTCCTTGTCTGATACAGTCATTACATGTGAGCTAGAAATGAACTGCAGCCACTACAATGTCCTCTTAGgcactgaaaaacacatatttctatTATCATCTTTAAAGTTATGCTAATACAAGATATTACATGATTAATTCAAGAGGATACATTATACAttgctgtgtgtctttattatAAAAACAGTATCTTTTTAATGTACAACGCATGTTAAAGAAACAGTTGTTAATAATCATTAAggtgcaaataaaaaatatgtcatctcatttcagtgcactgatgcaaaatttgaatttattttgaatCTGATATGTTATAAAGAACAGAGATTTTCACAAGTCCAGAGACTTGACCAGGGACCAAGTCAGGCTGGATCCTGATCAGGGGCGGAGCGGGAATAAAAATCCCCCAACTCACCTTGTGCCCTCTGACAACTCACCTGTGCTCCACAGTGAGCAGGTGAAAGTCATGAGCTGGCTGTGGGAGGCAAAGCACTGGAAATAAAATAGAAGTCCCTCGATAACATgaatgtttcatattaaaaaaaaaaaatacaaaaaaggaaataaaaatccCCACTTTTTACTCCTCATAGTAAACTTTCACAGCAGCAGTCTTACTTTGAGCACCTGTTTCGGGTGTCATCAGCCCTTGAGCCACAAAACCCACTTGGTTTGGGtttggaaaagatcatggtttgtgttaaaatgatcattgaaaCGTGGTTAAATGTGGCAAACAGCCATCGTCactacggccgctagatggcgaCTGTAACTCAAAGATGACCACCTTACCAATGGATGATAACCGCCTGCTGAGCCCATCAGGAGGTAGAGTACAGCCATACTACCTCATATCCATAGATCCCCATGACAACTGATAACGGCCATTTAATGGGCTGATAACAGCGATGACTTGAGCATAAACAATGATTTGATTGCTTAATGATTCATTTAGTCTGATGTCTTGTCAAATTTGTGGAATTCTGGGTAATGTAGTTAGGTGAATGAATTCAGCATCTACAAGTGTGTTGAGAAAGTTTTGAAACTAAATCCAGTCAGCTGTGATTTACAGtgtgacatcattagattattaatagtgaagcatcagtgttagagcagcatgttactgttgtagctgctggaggtggagctagtttcaactactttatatacagttagctagtttagtccagtagttcccaacctaggggtcgggcccctccaaggggtcaccagataaatctgaggggttgtgagatgattaaatcaaatcttttttcagtttttggactttttctctaatctctcaccactggtttcatctttaacaatgtgttgtattttaaaaattcactGTTTACATAATGTGGTCGCTAAATGTGGACGAGCTGCACGTATACGTCTGTGTCACAGACATCTATGTgatgttgtggtgtttttaagcttaaagcatgtgtgtgtgtgtgtgtgtgtgtgtgtgtgtgtgtgtgtgtgtgtgtgcgcgcacgtgAGCGAATATGAGGGGCTGTTAGGGACATTACTCTGAATTGACATATGAAACCAAAATCATTCACATACTATActgaaaaccacacacacatacaagtgaAATGCTTTTACATACACAAGTGAAACGCTCTCATAAAAACTACTGAAAAGCTTTCACACTTACTAGTAAAATGTGCTCACACAAAGTACTTGACATCAGAGCCAGTATTGTTCCATCTGTAAATAGCCTATCCATCTCCTCTTCATCATATTATCTATATTATagaataatatattattatattattagcaactcatcatcttcctctgcCCTCATGTCCTGTGGTGTCCTCCAAGGCTCCATGCTTGATCCAATCCTCTTCCTCATCTATTTGCTTCCGCTAGGTCACATTattgaaaaacacaacatttcttttctttgttatgTGAATGACACACAGATCTACCTCTCCCCTAGAGCCTAATAACTACAATAAACTAAATGACCTCAATAACTGTCTTTGAGACATCAAACCTTGGAGGGCTGCAAACCTTCTCCAGCTTAATGAGAATAAAACTAGTAAATAAAGTTACTTTGTTTGGACCACAGCATTTGACCAACATTTCTCCTCATCTTGGCACACTCTCCTTCTGTTAAATCACATGCAAAAAATCTTGGAGTCATTTTTGATTCAGGATTGAAGTTtgataaacaaatcaatcaggTTGTAAAATAAAGTTCAATGCAGCTCTGTATCATCATTTCTCTGTACCTCTGACCTGGAGAAAGTTATTCATGCCTTCATATCCTCCTGTCTTAATTATTGCAACTCGTTATATATTGACATCACTCAGTCTTGTTTATCATGTCTCCATCTagtacaaaatgcagcagcaagaGTTTTGAGGAGGTCAAAAAAGAGGAGGGAGCATATTACTCCCATTCTTGTCTCTCTACACTGGCTGCCTGTTAGCTacagaactgattttaaaatcctTGTTTAAGGTGTTAAGGTGTTCTCTTATATTACAGAACTCTGTCCACATATCACACGGTCAGAGAACTGAGATCTTCTGGACAAAGACTTCTGTCTGTCCTGAGATCCAGGACAAAGTGTTATGGATACAGGGCTTTCTCTATCGCTGCCCCAAAACTATGGAATTATCTTCCTCCCACCATCTGATTCTCCCCCATTATTGAGATTTTCAAGTCatctgaaaacatatttaacttTGACTAACTTAATCCAGCTCAGATATTTCTCCTGAAGTCTTTGGAGGTCTGTGTTGCCACTATGGGCTCTATGTGACCGTGTGCCTTTActagtattattattacagttattattatcatcttttgtttttgtcttcctctctgtgtgccttgAAGCACTTTGTATCAACCATGTTGTGTataaagtgctatataaataaggTTAATTTGATTTGACACTTAACCTTAGATATCCTTCATGTTCACACTAATGTTggcagaactggtttcaggtacgatgcaccttttaaatggaatgaactgcaaactgcTCTCAAACTTGA includes:
- the LOC121908077 gene encoding immunoglobulin kappa light chain-like, which encodes MRYSNYSATTQFRADGRFEELLETTWPSSDLTARPCLASAASERHFSPGSPEETPLHKMLFLPAAALCCLCSALVAMAAELIQDDLTLTRRAGETVSFSCGGTDQCFSGRPFLFWLQKKDTETFTYILDIDMTNGKVDRKSNHPEKDDFSAVNKGNGWELLIQTVQLSHSATYYCSCATSSYYIFGSGTKLYVDEQVAKPVVSVYPAASRAHLEGKSSLLCLASAMSPPLVQFSWKRQKKNGPLEDLPPAEGEQLELREPGRTVAIRVVDQDALYTYKYRCSVRHEGGTVDAQTEQEVSALPPPVPSQYQVKLLCVLYTVLIVKSLVYCCGLSLLMILRNKGPSTNCTHAD